In the Acidovorax sp. A79 genome, one interval contains:
- a CDS encoding DKNYY domain-containing protein: MRVRTPALTGSATTGLARACALALGALAALCGCDGSATGYQRGWAGAWTYGGAAFAPADPATFQPLSPHFGRDARQGYCRGSAVEGSEGATFEALSEHEARDGRAVYYCSTYRKAQEYWAYQHLRIATIPGADAASYRVLAHRHARDRHRAYDRGQPFAVRDAASFEPLSPRFARDAQRGYFEHADIPGSHGASFALMDEDDPGYARDRAHAWHGHIEVNQPNRGPHPVLRPLQGADMATLRALGRGYAADARRVWYQGEPLARADAASFRVLTEATAEVDARDRAQAWQRGRAVAGNDPGPSPGVR; the protein is encoded by the coding sequence ATGCGGGTCCGCACGCCTGCGCTGACAGGGTCGGCTACCACCGGGCTCGCCCGCGCCTGCGCGCTGGCGCTCGGGGCGCTGGCCGCGCTGTGCGGCTGCGACGGCAGTGCCACGGGCTACCAGCGCGGCTGGGCGGGCGCCTGGACCTACGGCGGCGCGGCCTTCGCCCCGGCCGACCCGGCCACGTTCCAGCCGCTCTCGCCGCACTTCGGGCGCGACGCGCGGCAAGGCTACTGCCGGGGCAGTGCCGTGGAGGGCAGCGAGGGCGCCACGTTCGAGGCGCTGTCGGAGCACGAGGCGCGCGACGGCCGCGCGGTCTACTACTGCAGCACCTACCGCAAGGCGCAGGAGTACTGGGCCTACCAGCACCTGCGCATCGCCACCATTCCCGGCGCCGACGCGGCCAGCTACCGCGTGCTGGCCCACCGCCATGCCCGCGACCGGCACCGCGCCTACGACCGGGGCCAGCCCTTCGCAGTGCGCGATGCGGCCAGCTTCGAGCCGCTCAGCCCCCGCTTCGCGCGCGATGCGCAGCGCGGTTATTTCGAGCATGCCGACATCCCCGGCAGCCACGGCGCAAGCTTTGCGCTGATGGACGAAGACGATCCCGGCTACGCCCGCGACCGCGCGCACGCCTGGCACGGCCACATCGAGGTCAACCAGCCGAACCGGGGCCCGCACCCGGTGCTCCGCCCCTTGCAGGGCGCCGACATGGCCACGCTGCGCGCCCTGGGGCGGGGCTACGCGGCCGATGCGCGGCGGGTGTGGTACCAGGGCGAGCCGCTGGCGCGGGCGGATGCGGCCAGCTTCAGGGTGTTGACCGAGGCGACCGCGGAGGTGGACGCACGCGACCGCGCTCAGGCGTGGCAGCGCGGGCGGGCCGTTGCGGGCAACGATCCAGGCCCCAGCCCCGGCGTGAGGTGA
- a CDS encoding FG-GAP-like repeat-containing protein — MKTLKIASRWIEKARHVAAGIAAAAAFCAATLPAQAAAIYGPPDLQANSASNAPNVSTAAVSADFNNDGYPDLAVLNSETDQLLIYLGTPIGGLALKHDFNNLVFGLQKANGISAGDIDGDGKIDLVITDNLGVSVLKGSGNSNGDFSAFVPQRPGLADASDYGASNPMLADLNHDGRLDIVVAVYDPGSFGGTHYFEVLQNIGFGNFLLVGQHEVTYSGLATYKSTRDSQLADIDGDGQLDLVFVDDVLGTTVSWLKGAGSGAFAPQAPLLGVGAGVGVISDLEVADVDGDGKFDLLMQNYYGEGVWLAKGVGNGIFLPSAQLFATGISGGGGRDMGRVIVADVNGDGRLDVISDGYVGLQQANHSFVLNEHIGYSVTRMLAAIDLNRDGRADLVASGPGAGTIAVFKTIALAASSIVTTGTPQSTVFSTPFAQPLSIKVLDSNGVGVPGLAVSMTPVNPGPSLPIASTGSGTTNAQGVFSYTPVANGVMGCYQMKGFITGLGNVPLFNLCNTNTDSLAVTAGNNQTTLVNTAFGTPLQVRVTDASNNPKAGVTVTFGGPSVPSRVVLSSSTAVTDANGFAAVTATATGKSGAYSVSATAPGTTGASVKLSNSAPAGAAAAIAFDVSTPQWTYVTKPFSAPVTAHVQDFFGNPVQGATVVFAITTDPVSGATASFSALTAVTDAAGNAQVSGTANGLVGTYSVKASVQGSALVSPQTRLLRNVADLPKFMTTVSGTPQSTPINTTFAQKLRVKVTGWDGSNTPQVRVYFITSGGVVLSAESALADAGGFAEVTATADATVGLHQVSAIVYDTVLEQPITQTFALTNIAGSIPPGGGGGPVSVPANSPLALMGLSLAMLALVRRRMGR, encoded by the coding sequence ATGAAAACTCTCAAGATAGCAAGCAGATGGATAGAAAAGGCGAGACACGTTGCCGCCGGCATTGCAGCCGCCGCCGCGTTCTGCGCGGCAACGCTGCCCGCACAAGCGGCCGCTATCTATGGCCCGCCAGATTTGCAGGCCAATAGCGCCAGCAACGCCCCCAACGTTTCGACAGCGGCCGTGAGCGCGGACTTCAACAACGATGGCTACCCCGACCTGGCGGTTCTCAACAGCGAAACCGACCAGCTTCTCATTTACCTAGGCACCCCCATTGGCGGCCTGGCGTTGAAGCATGATTTCAACAATCTGGTGTTCGGTCTGCAAAAAGCCAACGGTATCTCCGCTGGCGACATCGATGGAGATGGAAAGATTGATTTGGTGATTACCGACAACCTGGGCGTATCCGTATTGAAGGGCTCAGGAAACAGCAATGGGGATTTCAGTGCTTTTGTTCCGCAGCGGCCAGGGCTTGCGGATGCGAGTGACTATGGCGCTTCAAACCCCATGCTCGCCGACTTGAACCATGACGGAAGATTGGACATCGTTGTCGCTGTGTACGATCCCGGAAGTTTCGGTGGGACCCATTATTTTGAGGTTTTGCAGAATATCGGCTTCGGTAATTTCCTTTTGGTGGGGCAGCATGAGGTGACCTACAGCGGCCTAGCCACTTATAAATCTACGCGCGACTCACAGTTGGCCGACATTGACGGCGATGGGCAGCTTGACCTGGTTTTTGTAGACGATGTCTTGGGCACGACGGTTTCATGGCTGAAAGGCGCAGGTAGCGGAGCATTCGCACCCCAGGCGCCACTTCTTGGTGTAGGCGCGGGCGTGGGCGTTATCAGCGATCTAGAAGTCGCTGATGTCGATGGCGATGGCAAGTTTGATCTGCTCATGCAGAACTATTACGGCGAGGGCGTATGGCTGGCCAAAGGCGTTGGCAACGGCATATTTCTACCGTCCGCCCAGCTTTTCGCCACGGGGATTTCCGGCGGAGGCGGCCGTGACATGGGGCGAGTCATCGTCGCCGATGTGAATGGCGATGGCCGGCTGGACGTGATCTCCGATGGCTATGTGGGATTGCAGCAGGCCAACCACAGCTTTGTATTGAATGAGCATATCGGCTATTCGGTCACGCGCATGCTCGCCGCCATTGATCTGAATCGCGATGGCCGCGCCGATCTCGTGGCGTCAGGCCCGGGGGCCGGAACAATTGCGGTTTTCAAGACCATTGCCCTTGCTGCTTCGTCCATCGTGACGACCGGCACGCCGCAGAGCACCGTTTTCAGTACCCCTTTTGCGCAACCCCTGTCGATCAAGGTGCTCGACAGCAATGGCGTGGGCGTGCCGGGCTTGGCGGTGAGCATGACCCCGGTGAACCCGGGGCCCAGCCTGCCCATCGCGTCCACGGGCTCGGGCACCACCAATGCGCAAGGTGTCTTCAGCTACACCCCGGTGGCCAATGGCGTGATGGGTTGTTATCAGATGAAGGGATTCATCACCGGCCTGGGCAATGTGCCGCTCTTCAATTTGTGCAATACCAACACGGACAGTCTGGCGGTCACGGCGGGCAACAACCAGACCACGCTGGTCAACACGGCCTTTGGCACGCCATTGCAGGTGCGGGTGACCGACGCCTCGAACAACCCGAAGGCCGGCGTCACGGTGACGTTCGGCGGCCCCAGCGTACCGTCGCGCGTGGTGCTGTCGTCGTCCACGGCCGTGACGGATGCGAACGGGTTCGCGGCGGTCACGGCCACCGCCACGGGCAAGTCTGGCGCCTACAGTGTCAGTGCCACGGCGCCTGGCACCACCGGTGCCTCTGTCAAGCTGTCGAACTCCGCACCGGCCGGCGCCGCCGCCGCCATTGCCTTTGACGTGTCCACGCCGCAATGGACGTATGTCACCAAGCCGTTCTCGGCACCCGTCACGGCGCACGTGCAGGACTTTTTTGGCAACCCGGTGCAAGGCGCAACGGTTGTTTTTGCCATCACGACCGATCCGGTCTCGGGTGCCACGGCGAGTTTCTCTGCACTGACGGCGGTGACCGATGCCGCAGGCAACGCGCAGGTGAGCGGGACGGCCAACGGGCTTGTCGGCACCTACTCGGTGAAGGCCAGCGTGCAGGGCAGTGCGCTGGTCAGCCCCCAAACCCGTCTGCTGAGAAACGTGGCCGATCTGCCCAAGTTCATGACCACAGTGAGCGGCACGCCCCAAAGCACGCCGATCAATACCACCTTTGCCCAGAAACTGCGCGTGAAAGTCACTGGCTGGGACGGCAGCAACACGCCGCAGGTGCGTGTCTATTTCATCACCTCCGGCGGGGTGGTGCTGTCTGCGGAAAGCGCGCTGGCCGATGCCGGTGGGTTCGCGGAAGTCACGGCCACCGCTGATGCCACGGTGGGCCTGCACCAGGTCAGCGCCATTGTGTACGACACCGTGCTGGAGCAACCCATCACGCAGACGTTTGCCTTGACGAACATCGCGGGATCCATCCCGCCCGGCGGTGGCGGTGGCCCTGTGTCGGTGCCCGCGAACAGTCCGCTGGCACTGATGGGACTGTCCCTGGCCATGCTGGCCCTGGTCCGGCGCCGCATGGGGCGGTAA
- a CDS encoding globin domain-containing protein, translated as MSPEQIHLVRQSFAQVAPVAAQAGALFYSKLFARDPAIQGLFGSSDMHVQARKLLDMIGDAVRLLDHPERLDAALRALGQRHTGYGVQAAHYDTVGAALLETLSDALGGAFTPATREAWGAMYAHVARTMQAQAQLQH; from the coding sequence ATGTCCCCCGAACAGATCCACCTCGTGCGCCAGAGCTTTGCGCAGGTTGCGCCCGTCGCCGCGCAGGCCGGCGCGCTTTTCTACTCGAAGCTGTTCGCGCGCGACCCGGCCATCCAGGGGCTGTTCGGGTCGTCCGACATGCACGTGCAGGCACGCAAGCTGCTGGACATGATCGGCGATGCCGTGCGCCTGCTTGACCACCCCGAGCGGCTGGACGCCGCGCTGCGCGCCCTGGGCCAGCGCCACACGGGCTACGGCGTGCAGGCCGCGCACTACGACACGGTGGGCGCCGCCCTGCTGGAGACGCTGTCCGACGCGCTGGGCGGTGCCTTCACCCCCGCCACGCGCGAGGCCTGGGGCGCCATGTATGCCCACGTGGCGCGTACGATGCAGGCGCAGGCACAACTGCAGCACTAG
- a CDS encoding IPTL-CTERM sorting domain-containing protein: protein MKKTLLLLTVLCVQVSAWAATYTYTGNPYTAPTVQNYTNCTVGNCGNFTTAMFQSGSFTTALPLPAGLNNGDISALITGFAFSDGLTSYSSAAGDTLYQAVAMTDANGVFTDAMLIFIHWPTPSPHAVGDRYDMMVLRNFVLHNYECLQVNDPHNGVCSSGTLSTSGSRIDGNPPTTGTWLVTGLPPVVPAGGVNPVPTLGEWGVLLLAAFMAGTGLVMRRKVSHSL, encoded by the coding sequence ATGAAAAAAACTCTTTTGCTGTTGACCGTGCTCTGCGTCCAGGTGAGCGCCTGGGCCGCTACCTACACCTATACCGGCAACCCCTATACCGCGCCCACCGTGCAAAACTACACCAACTGCACTGTAGGCAACTGCGGCAACTTCACCACAGCGATGTTCCAGTCGGGTTCGTTTACCACGGCGCTGCCCCTGCCGGCAGGTCTCAACAATGGCGACATTTCCGCACTGATTACGGGCTTCGCGTTTTCGGACGGACTAACCAGCTATTCCAGTGCTGCGGGCGACACCCTGTACCAAGCCGTCGCGATGACCGATGCCAATGGCGTATTCACCGATGCCATGCTCATCTTCATCCACTGGCCAACACCGTCCCCCCATGCCGTAGGTGATCGCTATGACATGATGGTTTTGCGCAACTTCGTCCTGCACAACTATGAATGCCTGCAAGTCAACGACCCCCATAACGGCGTGTGCAGCTCAGGTACGTTGAGCACTTCCGGCAGTCGCATCGATGGCAATCCCCCAACTACAGGCACTTGGCTAGTCACCGGTCTGCCGCCTGTGGTGCCAGCGGGCGGTGTCAACCCAGTGCCCACTCTGGGCGAATGGGGCGTGCTGCTGCTGGCCGCCTTTATGGCGGGCACCGGCCTGGTGATGCGACGCAAGGTGAGCCACAGCCTTTGA